The genomic region CACAGCGCTGGCGCATCGATGCACATCGCCTGCGCCGGACGCGTGATGCCGTCGTTGAGTTCGACGCCGCGACGCAGCGCGTCGAGCTGCGCCGGCTGCGGCTCGCCTTCCACCTGCGCACGATAGGTCTTCGCCAGCTTGTGGCGCGGGTCGGTGATCCGGTGCGCCAGCGCGCCGTCGTCGGTGAGCAGCAGCAGACCTTCACTGTCGTGATCGAGGCGTCCGGCCGGATACACGTCGGCCGGCAGGCCGAAGTCCGCGAGCGTGGGCCGCGCCGGCACATTGCGGTCCGTGAACTGGCAGAGCACGCCATACGGCTTGTTGAACGCGATCAGCATGCGGCAGCGCCCGCGAACACGCGCCGCTGCGGCAGGCCTATGCTGTGCGCAGGCCTTTTCGCGAGCATCGTCATGAGCAACCACGACCTTTCCGGTCTTTCCGATCGCTGGCTGGGCAAAGCCTGGGAACACGCCACCGCCGCCGAACGCGCGGTGCTCACCCAGATCCATCGCCGCGAACACATCGTCCGCCCGCCGAAGAGTACCGACGACGACGACCGCACCTTCGGCGAACGCGTCGCCGATGGCGTGGCGAGGCTTGGCGGCTCATGGACGTTCATCGGCATGTTCATGGTCTTTCTCGGCGTGTGGGTGACGACCAACGTCTGGCTGCTGCGCGCGCATCCTTTCGATCCCTACCCTTTCATCTTCCTCAATCTGCTGCTGTCGATGCTGGCCGCGCTGCAGGCGCCGGTGATCATGATGAGCCAGAACCGGCACGCGGAGCGCGACCGCGAAGCCGCCGAGCACGATTACCAGGTCAATCTCAAGGCGGAGCTGGAGATCATGGCGCTGCACGACAAGCTCGACCAGCTGCGCGTGGAGCAGTTGGAGAAGATCCTCGAAGCGCAGTCGCGGCAGATCGCGCTGTTGCAGCAGCTGATCGAAACGCGTTGAGCCGTCGCTTTTGCGGGAGGGCCTTCAGGCTCGATGTTCGGGGCTAAAGCCTGAGGTATCCCCACTTTTTCGAGCATTTCAGAAAAAGTCGTCATCCCCGCGAATTCGGGGATCCAGCGACTTCAAGCTTCCGATGCTTCCGGCTTCTGCGCAGCGCAAAGGCACTGGGTTCCCGCGTTCGCGGGAACGACGGGCACAAGAACGGTGACTGCCGATCAATCGAGCCGTTTGATTTTCTTGAGGAAAAAGTGGGGATATCTCAGGCTAAAGCCCCTCCCACAGCAGCGCCTGAACGCCGCTCTCTCTCGTGTCTTATCGGGTGGGCTTGACGAACCGCAGCGTCATCCGGTCGCTTTCGCCGATGGCCTGATACATCGCGTCGTCTTCCGCATCGTGGCGATTCACCGGCGGCAGCGTCCACACGCCGTTGGGATGATCGGCGGTGTCTTTCGGATTGGCGTTGACCTCGCTGCGCGCATCCAGCACGAAACCCGCCTTCGTTGCCAGGTCGATCACCAGCTGCTCGGTCAGATAGCCCGAGGCCTTCATCTTTTCGATGTCCGTGCCCGGCTTGGCGCGGTGATCGACCACGCCCAGCAC from Lysobacter sp. harbors:
- a CDS encoding pseudouridine synthase → MLIAFNKPYGVLCQFTDRNVPARPTLADFGLPADVYPAGRLDHDSEGLLLLTDDGALAHRITDPRHKLAKTYRAQVEGEPQPAQLDALRRGVELNDGITRPAQAMCIDAPALWPRDPPVRYRKTVPDAWLELTIREGRNRQVRRMTAAVGLPTLRLVRVAIGDWRLDDLQPGEWRRLD
- a CDS encoding DUF1003 domain-containing protein is translated as MSNHDLSGLSDRWLGKAWEHATAAERAVLTQIHRREHIVRPPKSTDDDDRTFGERVADGVARLGGSWTFIGMFMVFLGVWVTTNVWLLRAHPFDPYPFIFLNLLLSMLAALQAPVIMMSQNRHAERDREAAEHDYQVNLKAELEIMALHDKLDQLRVEQLEKILEAQSRQIALLQQLIETR